The Procambarus clarkii isolate CNS0578487 chromosome 39, FALCON_Pclarkii_2.0, whole genome shotgun sequence region TTCTTTGGATCCAGCTTTGGGCCATGTGTAGATCCATATCTCCTGGTTCCTGGCTGGGGTAGGGGTTCTAGTGCATCGTTCGCTCTGGACAGTGCTCCTGTTCACCCTTCGTTTTTGAAGTGTTGACCTTTTAGGCAAGTTGATTGAAACCTCAGGTAACCTCAGGGCTGTCATCTGGTGGAAGATGGGTAAATCAAGGGCCTACCAGAAAAAGATGTTTAATTATACAGTATTCAATGCTTAATTTTCAcatatatagtacagtacatgTTTTAAGTAAATAATATCAGACTTTATCTTGGATCATTTTCTTATTTAGGGTTTTAATCTTATAATACAGTACTTATATTGAGGAATGTGATTTCTACTCACTTTATGAATTTTAATCCTCCaaatactgtattattaaaactatGATTATAGAAATTTTAGACATTGTTATAAATGATACTCTATAGTGAACTCATTATTTCTTACTTGCAGTTGAAGTGGTGTGCTTGGGTTGCGCTATACTGCTCCTGCATCAGCTTTGCCAACTCGAGAGTCAATGACGATACGAAACAAATGCTCAGCAGCTTCATGTAAGGTTTATCTTGTTTTCTTCTGAAATTTGTATATTACTAAACCCATAaaggtacaacctgtcctcatagcaTGTCACATTTTAACATATACTTTACTTTACACAAGGCCAAAACCTGGTGTACTAAGGCAAATAAACATTGCGATGGGGTAAATACCCTaactgtgcaacctgtcctcttacaaattacgtctgaatttggtcgtttgcccatatggccgaaaatggacgtaatttaaaaataaaaaaattaaaataaattttggattttgtttcaaaacagtaagttaagggtcctctcgtaggttaggagggcaggaaattgtcCAAGTTTCAAAagctatgaaaaacgttaaatgaaagtttcctcttctaacctttccAAGTAAGCCAGAGGACTTAGAGAAAACgtgacagtatgtcactttcgtgagccaatttcatttcaaattacgttcattttTGGATATAGCATGCATTcgaacgaaaagcgacgttattttcaagaggacaggttgaaccaTGATGTGCCTGACCACCATCAAATGGTGGGTCAGGTCACCTAAAGTCCCAGCTAGCCTGCCATCCCCGCTCGTTGAGCCAAATGGAACCCCCAAATATTCTATAAGGAAGAGAACAGGACTGGGAGGTGAGCGATTGACTACATGCCtgaaaagggcatttcattaccTGGATCTGGATTTGTACCTGGATAAGGGGGTTCTGGGATTTCTTTTCTCCAAGCCTGGCCTGGGCCAGGCATGACGTGCAAGATCTTGGTCCagtagactgttgcttggagtggcctgcagggcCATATTCCCACTTACAATCTAGTTAGTCCAGCACTTTTTGCAGGAAACTCTAATTTTTTCTTGAAGAAATACTTTTGTTCCAGCCATACTTATTTTATTTGCTGTGAGGATATTAAGGAGCCGTGGTCCTTTgatattcatacagtgttctatgaTTGTTCCTGTGGCACCTTTATTCTTCACTTgcgctattctgcatttcctaccatattgttcgatccactaccttaccttaccttgaggttaccttgaggtgcttccggggcttagcgtccccgcggcccggtcgtcgaccaggcctcttggttgctgaactgatcaaccaggctgttggacgcggctgctcgcaacctgacgtatgagtcacagcctggttgatcaggtatcctttggaggtgcttatccagttctctcttgaacactgtgaggggtcggccagttatgccccttatgtgtagcggaagcgtgttgaacagtctcgggcctctgatgttgatagttctctctcggagtacttgttgcacctccgcttttcaatgggggtattctgcacatccttccatgtcttctggtctcatgtgatgttatttctatgtgcaggtttgggaccagcccctctaatattttccacgtgtaaattattatgtatctctcccgcctgcgctcaagggagtacagatttaggctctttagtcggtcccaatagtttagatgttttactgagtggattctagcagtaaaggatctctgcacactctccaggtcagcaatttctccagctttgaaaggggccgtcattgtgcagcagtactccactctagagagcacaagcgttttgaaaagtatcatcatcggtatagcatctgttataATATTGTGCAAATTTTGGACCTGGATATTCATAGTGTTCTATGACTGTTTCTGTGGCACATTTTTTCTTCACTTgcgctattctgcatttcctaccatattgTTCGCTCCACTATGTTATAATACTGTGCAAATTTTGGACCTGGAGTTCAGTCCATGTATACAGTACATGatacctctcttgtctcctttccagagtaCATTTTGGGAGCTTCaaatggtcccaataatttatgtactttattgtgTTTGTGTGCTGAGTATGTCCTCTGTATTCCCTGTGTTTCAACAATCTCTCTTGCTCTGATTTGTTATTTTTGGGAGAGCCCTGTCAGTAGTTTTCTGAGCTTACTTGTCAGTCACTATAGCATTGACTTCATGATTTTCCTAAGGGTGACAACACTTGCATAATTGTCTTTTGTTATTGAATGTAATTTAAATTACATTAATCCAACCCATTGTTACTGGCTAATAGTTCTGATTTTCAAAGTAAATTAtcataattaaacaaatatacttTTATTTGCTTGTCACAAATAATTTACTAATTATATTAACATTTCAGGTTGTCCATTTCTGCAGTTGTGATGTCCTACCTTCAAAACCCACAGCCAATGACACCTCCATGGTCCAATATATAAACAGTTCTATATTATCGATTGTTTTTGGTTGAATGGAAATGTATAATTGCCTCACCAtacttgtattaaaattgtactgCTGAATGACAGTGACAATTTTAGTTTTAATAAACTAGCTAATGGTGCCAGGTTTGTATTATGATGTGCAATATGGAACAGTGCCAACATTTGATGATGTGCATGAGTTACAAAATGGCTTGGTTTGTTAATCTTTTAATTTGTGTAGCCTGCACTATATAATTCTTGTGTTATACTTCCCATCCAAAAGTTTCTTGTAAGCAgcttgtctttttttttctttaacaaATGGACAAATTTGTATTGTCCCATAACATTATCATGTCATTCATGCCAGTGTAAAAGGCAATAGCATGAAGGTCAAAGCTTGAAATATCCTGGAATATGAAGTACCATACGAGTTGATCCTCGAGTGACAACCACATTAGTACAGTAGATAGCCTCCATATTAGACATAAAAGGAAGACTTGATCACCACGTTAGAAATAGAAGAGTGAAAGGGAATTGGGAGTGGAATGGTAGGCAGTCAGTATGGGGGAAGGGAGACTTttggagtacagtacagtactgtccaTTCAGTAGAGCCAGGCTGTCACCTGATCAGATGACAGGCAAAGTTATCAGTCACTAGCACTGATTTTATAGTTTTTTTCGAGGTGACATCAACTGCATAATATCTTTTTGATCATGAAATTACATTAACTCCAACCAGTTACTGCTGGCTAATAATTCTTAGACATAAAGGAAAGAGGACAAATCAGAAGAGCATGTTAAGATAGGGCTACCTGAATAGGTTTCAGTTGTGGTTACTCCATCAGAGGGGCGTTCATGGGAATAGACAGATTctacagtaaattgttaattccTCTTTTAGGACTGCCTCCTCTTCCATTTTGCTTAGTTATGCAAAGTTGTTGTTTTATGGTTACAAAGGAAACATATCATTCCTTAATTTCTTATTTTGACTGTATCAGAATTTAGAATTTCTAAAATATAGTTACAGGTTGTAAGTACAGTATGTATAACAGTTTATACAGTACTATACTtagtgtataaaatatatattaatgcagGCCATATGTATTATTGTTAAATATGTACTTTTGTATTTCATAGTAAACCTTTTaccataatatataattatcttCTCCTTTCAATAGTGCATTTGTCATGTTGAATTATATGGTATATCAGGATTTTATCGGTACTACCTTGTTGACTGCGTGTTCCTCCCGttactatactgtatacagtatctcTCCTTCCCATTACAGTATTACGCTGAGATGTATCAGTAAGGTGGTTGGGCTCACTGGCTCAAGCAAAGAATATTCACTATACAATACTATATTGAATATAAATTCAGTGGATTTTGTACTACATGGGAACCTGGTCCAAGATAGGGATTTTAATCTAGCCAGTGACCTGTACAATGAATTTGGCATCTAGATACTGTAATGCAGAATTCCTCCAAGActgataattttaaattaatattactaAAAAATTCAAACAGTGCTTTTTCCATGGGATTTCTGCATCAAATTATGCACAAATGTATGTCCTATCATGTTCACAAATAAAGGGTGAATGCTGTGGATCTTGTTGTCCATTAAAATCTGTACAATAAAGCTTTCAGTCACATGCCATCCCTAAGGTGTGGCGTTGTTTACAATTTCCCATTTAGAATCCTTTCATTAGAAAGTATTTACACCACAGTATTGTATGTCGaacataaaaaatattaaatGTATAAAGATATTGTACACAATGTGATAAATCAATGATACAATCTTTAGAGCAGGACAGCACAATCGAACCAATGTTGTGGATAACCACAGATGTGCACCTTAACCCATGGACTAGGATGTGCAAAAAGTTACAcgacctggggccggattcaggaaggtacttacgaaggtttttcctcttagctaagagcgttttccgtcttggcgccttcgtggcggctacgtccgtattcaattaactaccctaagtggaaaaaccttcgtaagttcattcctggatttaagtgtggtttcgaccacttgtagctttacgtaaactggatataagtaattttttctctactacataacactgggatcgatttatgatattggaacatgaccaaaatattatagctggtgaatctagtgaagaggaatccttcgtgttagttatatatgcattctctgcttgaaacttgaagtaaatatgtgtttgatgatagtagaattagttttataatagcaagatattataccagtagttattaagtaaataaacactggtgaacatgaaatttgAGAGAAGgttatgagccctgcctgatgggatcatttactatcaccaaatgtgcctgttcacctagtagtaagagtgtactttagctatacatacccatttctaatttatttagtttggttttattttgaaattaaatctgggcgagacataaaataaaaatatgctgcactaatgatgttaggtaaggaaaagggtaaaaatgtcaaactttattcattgaatacttaaagctataattatgactatatagattattaaaagagagggggaagtaggggtccaagacctcttcctgttatacaatttgggtgtggaacaagtaattatcaaaagaaggcaccatgccgggaaggctatgtagcagtaaggcagtgaggtgaggcagctacttatttgagaaatgcttattttatttaccttataagctgaggcaacttattttatttgaggaatactcggctgattcctctacatttagcatggaacaaatttgtgtccaagacctcttcctgttactcaatttggctgtgtgtaaccaaactagaagtgctctacaaatcaagggacccagaatgtggaatgacctcccgaatcatgtcaaaggctgtacctctctcaaccagttttaagagttaaaccaagtactgccaaattaactccatgtaacctaacttacctcctaaatgtcaacccatgtcttgctattttttaaacaacgctgttcaccaacatgtgcaattgctgatttatgctatggtaaccccctttttgtattttttattccttcttttaacacaatttatacctaatcctgattactattaagttttagtttttttagtttagtgtttttttttccctcccccacaccttgcccgaaatgctatgagtattagtggctttaggtatggtatgtactagctctgcctataaatccatcattgtttgtaaatcaactgtatgtacttttcctgaataaaatgtatttattatttattttttaatcagtaagtattaaaagaaggcaccaaggctatgtagcaccttgGTGCCTTgtatgggaaggctatgtagcaccattgtgtgtaacaataaaccaaattttttttaacaaataatgcacctgtatgggaaaacaaatcctgtcagctgtaaaaatattgatgcagttatttaaatgaaaaatataatgaaagaaatattactggtttatttttatcctatctttttgtactgtacagtatatccaaggaagtgaaaaattgagacataatgcacaatttaatgaatgattagcatggattagcagttcaaaagaaatatgacttgtattacatatcaacatgagatcttaatgatccatggtcaacatgatttaataaggataatacagtactgtatttgtaatacaaactataatttaaaatctttattactgattttttttattaagaagattaggtatacacagcaatgtgctgctaccctagtctatatggaatattacacagtgtagataaaaaactagctataaatttatctaatactcccatctcacaggatggttagacatactgtacatggaatcaatttagaaaataccagcctcaatacaaaaaacaaatcaactctgactaaacaactctaagcaattttcacaggaggtaagcactgaatcatggaaacattatattataattactcttaccagtttctacaaaactcctctcaaacaatgtatttttaaacatgtttaggtatacacagcaatgtgctgcttccctattctgtataaaggaccacacagtgtagataaaaaaccagctacaagctcacccaacatcctcacctcacaggatggccagtcatacatggaattaggagagaacaaaatacttaatgctgatctattagcctccactggcaaaatctgggtgcagcacaagaatatcttccaatattcctgagtgtatgaagtaattacagagctcaaaatacctcataccatttggtatgaagtcactgataacaggacaatcacagatatagtgttggagagtatgttctctcaagtaggactgaaaacagatgttttttttccaccaagaggactataaacccatggaaccgcctacccgctgaagccagtaaatgccaaattccagctaaaaaatatcataaagacaattggcgggccctttaacaagccgc contains the following coding sequences:
- the LOC138372732 gene encoding protein Asterix-like, producing MQTSNNSSDPRRVDKIVSVKPSAQGTPGAPGEDPTTDYMNVLGMIFSMCGLMMRLKWCAWVALYCSCISFANSRVNDDTKQMLSSFMLSISAVVMSYLQNPQPMTPPWSNI